Genomic DNA from Pseudomonas fitomaticsae:
GCGTAAAACGCGCTTCAGCAAGCGGCAGCTGTTGTTCAAGGGCGGTCCCCGTCAGATCTATCAGTGGACCGTGCCGTTTTACAGTGCCGATGGAAAACTGCGCGGCCTGCTTGGCGGCTGGACGGACATCACCGAGCGACGGAAGGAGAGCGGGTGCCAATGTCCGCATTAAAGACGGGAAAAGTCCTATAAAGCGCGGCTACTTTTCTGATGGGAGGCTTAGGACGAACGCCCTAAAGTGACAAGCCACTGCGGCGTGAATCCGCGATTGTCGTTCCAGAGGTCGTCCCATGCGCTCGCTCAAGATCCTGATTCTCGAACCCAACCCGTTCCAGCTGATGGCGTTACACCAGATGCTCAACGCCATTGGCATCTACGATGTGCTGACCGCGCCGTCGCTGGGTTCGGCAAAGCGCTCACTGGAGCGCCGCGGAACCGTCGACATCGCCGTCTGCAATCCACAGTTGCAGAGCGGCGACGGGTTGGCGCTGATCCGGCATCTGGCCGACCGGCAAGAAGCGCGGGCACTGATCATGGTGGGGGCTGTAGCGCCCGCCCTGCTGGACGATCTGGAAACCTTGCTGGGCGAGCACCGGATCACCTTGCTCGGTCGCCTGCACACCCCGGTATCGGCGGTATTGATGAGGGCGTTGCTGGATACCTACATGACCATCCCCCGACATTCCGTCGATGCTTGAGTCCCATGGTTATTTTTCTGTCATCTTCACCCTGCATGCTCCGATAGGCCGGTGACGCTCCGGGAGAGGCCGGCGGCAGGCAGAACTTTCCTCTCGGGCCGGTGGTCATTTACTGTGAACACGCCCCAGACACTGTGTTTTCGGACTATTGAGTGGAGATCGAGATGGAAAGTATCAGTCTATTGCTCGGTGAGGCTCTGAGCCCGTATCAGGTAACGTTGACCCCTCGCGGTCGCCACGGCGAATGCCTGGTGACCTTGAAGAACGGCAGCGGCGCGATCGTGGTGGAGCGCGAATTCAATCAGGCGCAATTGAGCGACAAGCGCCAACTGACGGATGTGGTCGACGGCCTGCACCGTGACATCCTGATTGCCGAAGGCCGGCTGGAACCCTGTGTGATCGCGGCGTTGCGAAATGCAGCCCTCGACAAGCACCCGACCCTCTGAAACTGATTTTTCATTTGTGGGAACCTTCCTGCACCCAGGTCAGTCAGACCCCGTAACAGCAGGATCAAGCATTGTGCTCCGGTGCTTGTCGCTTGCTGCTACGGGTCTTTGATACAGACCCCGTTTAACCCCGAGTCGTCTCCCCACTTCTCGGGGTTTCTTTTTGCCCGGATTTCACTGCGCGGCTTGCTGCTGGAAGAAAATCCGCGCCTGTTCCAGATAATCCTGGCGCCGCTCGGGGTCGAGCCAGTCGGCGTAGAGTTGGTTGAGGTGTTCGTGGGGCAGGGTGCGCAACAGCTGATTGATCTCCGTGATCGCCTGTCGACCTGACGTGGTGTCGGTGCAGCCGACATGGCCCGACAGGTACTTGCCGGTGCCGCGAATCGGGAAGAACAGCAATTCGTCCTCGGCGATCTCGGCCTGCCGTGCCTGATAGCGGATTTCCGGCCAGTAACCCAGCACCACCTGCAAACGCCCCAGACGCTGCATCGACAGCAGGCTGCTGAGCGCATCGTTGCCGTAATGGGGCGTCAGCGCGCCGCTCGGTGCCTGATGCAGCAATGTATCGATGTACTCGCCATAACTGCGTTCCGCGACCACTCCGACTTTTCGCTCGCCGTTGGCCAGAAACGCCGACAGGTCGACTTCACCCTCGACCAGAAACGACTCCAGCACGTCGCGATCTCTCTGACGCACCACCAGACCGTTGCTGACCGCGCGAAACGCGGGGATGGAGAAGGCAATCCATTGCGCCCGTTCCTTGTTCCAGATCAGCGACGGATCGCAGGCGAAGGGATGCTCATGAAGCATTTGAATGCCACGGGCGCGATTGACCCGCATCAAGGTGTGTTCGTATTGCGGCATGCCGGCAATCAGCATCGGCATCAATTGATCGATAACGCCCTGGCCCTTTTTCGGGCCTTCGAAGATCGTCAGCGGCGGCAGATCGCGCAGCAGCCAGATCAACGTCGGTTTGGCCTGCGCCCACGCCGGCAGTACCAGCAGAAATAGCAGGCCGAACAACCGCCACGTCCACCAATGATGGGCGCGGTTCGAGGCCGAGGGCATCAGGCGCTTCAGCTCAGATGGCTCCGTCTTCGCGCAGCCGGGCGATCTGCTTCTCGTCATAGCCAAGATCGTGGAGTACCTGCGCATTGTGTTCACCGAGCTGCGGTCCGACCCATTCGGACGTGCCGGGTGTTTCAGAGAGTTTCGGCACGATGCCTGGCATCTTGAAGGGTTTACCGTCCGGCAGTTTGGCGTGCAGGAACATTTCCCGGGCCAGGTACTGCGGATCGTTGAACATGTCTTCGGCACTGAAGATCCGGCTGGCCGGGACTTCGGCCTGGTTCAGCAGGTCCAGCACGGTTTGCAGCGGCAGCGAATTGACCCATCGGTCGATCACGCCGTACAACTCATCGCGGCGGGTATCGCGACCGTCATTGCTGGCCAGCGCCGGGTCATTGGCCAGATCTTCACGGCCGATGATCAGCATGAAGCGCTTGAAGATTGCATCGCCGTTGGCGCCGATCTGCACGTGCTTGCCGTCGGCGCTGGTGTGGATCGACGAGGGCGTGATGCCTGGCATGATGTTGCCGGTGCGCTCGCGAATGAATCCGAACACATCGAACTCCGGCACCATGCTTTCCATCATGGCGAAGATTGCTTCGTACAGCGCCACATCGACCACCTGGCCGAGACCGCCGTTGACCTCGCGATGACGTAAAGCCATCAACGCGCCGATCACGCCCCAAAGGGCAGCAATCGAATCACCGATGGAAATCCCGGTGCGCACTGGCGGGCGGTCTTCGAAACCGGTGATGTAGCGAAGGCCGCCCATGGACTCGCCGACTGCGCCGAACCCAGGCTGATCCTTCATCGGACCGGTCTGGCCGAACCCGGACAGACGTACCATCACCAGTTTCGGATTCAGTGCGTGCAGGGTTTCCCAGCTCAGTCCGAGTTTTTCCAGCACGCCTGGGCGGAAGTTTTCGATCAGAATGTCGGCTTCACCCAGCAGTTTTTTCAGGATCGCCAGGCCGTCGGGGTGTTTCAGATTCAGCGTCAGGGACTTTTTGTTGCGTGCCTGGACGAACCACCACAGCGAGGTGCCTTCGTACAACTTGCGCCATTTGCGCAGCGGATCCCCGCCGTCCGGCGACTCGATCTTGATCACTTCGGCGCCGAACTCGCCGCAGATGCGCGAGGCAAACGGCCCGGCAATCAAAGTACCCAATTCAATGACTTTCAGACCGCTCAGCGGTTTGTTGGCGAACGGCATGCGAGATCCTGTAGGACAAGGCTGAGCAGAT
This window encodes:
- a CDS encoding response regulator → MRSLKILILEPNPFQLMALHQMLNAIGIYDVLTAPSLGSAKRSLERRGTVDIAVCNPQLQSGDGLALIRHLADRQEARALIMVGAVAPALLDDLETLLGEHRITLLGRLHTPVSAVLMRALLDTYMTIPRHSVDA
- a CDS encoding DUF3509 domain-containing protein, which gives rise to MESISLLLGEALSPYQVTLTPRGRHGECLVTLKNGSGAIVVEREFNQAQLSDKRQLTDVVDGLHRDILIAEGRLEPCVIAALRNAALDKHPTL
- a CDS encoding TIGR02285 family protein is translated as MTRSRSPGCAKTEPSELKRLMPSASNRAHHWWTWRLFGLLFLLVLPAWAQAKPTLIWLLRDLPPLTIFEGPKKGQGVIDQLMPMLIAGMPQYEHTLMRVNRARGIQMLHEHPFACDPSLIWNKERAQWIAFSIPAFRAVSNGLVVRQRDRDVLESFLVEGEVDLSAFLANGERKVGVVAERSYGEYIDTLLHQAPSGALTPHYGNDALSSLLSMQRLGRLQVVLGYWPEIRYQARQAEIAEDELLFFPIRGTGKYLSGHVGCTDTTSGRQAITEINQLLRTLPHEHLNQLYADWLDPERRQDYLEQARIFFQQQAAQ
- a CDS encoding CaiB/BaiF CoA transferase family protein, which translates into the protein MPFANKPLSGLKVIELGTLIAGPFASRICGEFGAEVIKIESPDGGDPLRKWRKLYEGTSLWWFVQARNKKSLTLNLKHPDGLAILKKLLGEADILIENFRPGVLEKLGLSWETLHALNPKLVMVRLSGFGQTGPMKDQPGFGAVGESMGGLRYITGFEDRPPVRTGISIGDSIAALWGVIGALMALRHREVNGGLGQVVDVALYEAIFAMMESMVPEFDVFGFIRERTGNIMPGITPSSIHTSADGKHVQIGANGDAIFKRFMLIIGREDLANDPALASNDGRDTRRDELYGVIDRWVNSLPLQTVLDLLNQAEVPASRIFSAEDMFNDPQYLAREMFLHAKLPDGKPFKMPGIVPKLSETPGTSEWVGPQLGEHNAQVLHDLGYDEKQIARLREDGAI